A single window of Streptomyces xanthii DNA harbors:
- a CDS encoding xanthine dehydrogenase family protein molybdopterin-binding subunit — translation MTNEATEATTLLTGTTPVPGTPPGPPETEELPHGLGVTLPTVEAAPKAEGTFPYASDLWAEGLLWAAVLRSPHAHARVVSIDTTHAREMPGVRAVVTHEDVPGGPVPGHRAADRPVFASDLVRHHGEALAAVAADHPDTARIAAAAIIVEYEVLEPVTDPEQAFAAEPLHPDGNLIRHIPLRHGDQEATGETVVEGLYRIGRQDPAPIGAEAGLAVPRPDGGVELYIASTDPHGDRDLAAARYGLEPERVKVVVTGVAGATADREDPSFHLPLGLLALRTGHPVKLTATREESFLGHPHRHPTLLRYRHHADAEGRLVKVEAQILLDAGAYADTSSDALAAAVSFACGPYVVPNASIEGWAVRTNNPPSGHVRGEGALQVCAAYEAQMDKLAKKLNLDPAELRLRNVMATGDVLPTGQAVTCPAPVAELLTSVRDFPLPELPMDTPEEDWLLPGGPEGAGEPGAVRRGVGYGIGMVHMLGAEGADEVSTATVKVQGGVATVICAAVETGQGFTTLARQIVQETLGIDEVHVAPVDTDQPPAGPGCRGRHTWVSGGAVERAAKMVRTQLLQPLAHKFGMSTELLQIADGKITSYDGVLSTTVEEAMDGKELWATAQCRPHPTEPLDADGQGDAFVGLAFCAIRAVVDVDIELGSVRVVELAVAQDVGRVLNPGQLAARIEAGVTQGVGAALTENLRTPKGIVRRPDLTGYALPTSLDAPDIRIVKLVEERDVVAPFGAKSVSAAPVVASPAAVASAVRAATGRPVNRLPIRPQAAVVTEPASTST, via the coding sequence AAGCGACCGAGGCCACCACCCTGCTCACCGGGACCACTCCGGTCCCGGGCACGCCCCCCGGCCCGCCCGAGACCGAGGAGCTCCCGCACGGCCTCGGCGTCACGCTGCCGACCGTGGAGGCCGCCCCCAAGGCCGAGGGCACGTTCCCGTACGCCTCCGACCTGTGGGCCGAGGGCCTGCTCTGGGCCGCCGTGCTGCGCTCCCCGCACGCCCACGCGCGCGTGGTGTCCATCGACACCACCCACGCGCGCGAGATGCCCGGCGTGCGCGCCGTCGTCACGCACGAGGACGTCCCCGGCGGGCCCGTGCCCGGCCACCGGGCCGCCGACCGCCCGGTGTTCGCCTCCGACCTCGTGCGCCACCACGGCGAGGCGCTCGCCGCCGTCGCCGCCGACCACCCGGACACGGCCCGGATCGCCGCCGCCGCGATCATCGTCGAGTACGAGGTCCTCGAACCCGTCACCGATCCCGAACAGGCCTTCGCCGCCGAGCCGTTGCACCCCGACGGCAATCTGATCCGGCACATCCCGCTGCGCCACGGCGACCAGGAGGCGACCGGCGAGACCGTCGTCGAGGGCCTCTACCGCATCGGCCGCCAGGACCCCGCCCCCATCGGCGCCGAGGCCGGCCTCGCCGTCCCGCGCCCCGACGGCGGCGTCGAGCTCTACATCGCCTCGACCGACCCGCACGGCGACCGCGACCTCGCCGCCGCCCGCTACGGCCTGGAGCCCGAGCGGGTGAAGGTCGTCGTCACGGGCGTCGCCGGCGCGACCGCCGACCGCGAGGACCCGAGCTTCCACCTCCCGCTCGGCCTGCTCGCGCTGCGCACCGGACACCCGGTCAAGCTCACCGCCACCCGCGAGGAGTCCTTCCTCGGCCACCCGCACCGCCACCCGACGCTGCTGCGCTACCGCCACCACGCCGACGCCGAGGGCCGGCTCGTGAAGGTCGAGGCGCAGATCCTGCTCGACGCGGGTGCCTACGCCGACACCTCGTCCGACGCCCTCGCGGCGGCCGTCTCCTTCGCCTGCGGCCCCTACGTCGTGCCGAACGCCTCGATCGAGGGCTGGGCGGTCCGCACGAACAACCCGCCGTCCGGTCACGTACGCGGTGAGGGCGCGCTCCAGGTCTGCGCCGCCTACGAGGCCCAGATGGACAAGCTCGCCAAGAAGCTGAACCTGGACCCGGCCGAGCTGCGCCTGCGCAACGTCATGGCCACGGGCGACGTCCTGCCCACCGGCCAGGCCGTCACCTGCCCGGCGCCGGTCGCCGAACTCCTCACCTCCGTACGGGACTTCCCGCTCCCCGAGCTGCCCATGGACACGCCGGAGGAGGACTGGCTGCTGCCCGGCGGCCCCGAGGGCGCGGGCGAGCCGGGGGCCGTGCGGCGCGGTGTCGGCTACGGCATCGGCATGGTGCACATGCTCGGCGCGGAAGGCGCCGACGAGGTCTCCACCGCCACGGTGAAGGTCCAGGGCGGTGTCGCCACCGTCATCTGCGCGGCCGTCGAGACCGGCCAGGGCTTCACGACGCTGGCCCGCCAGATCGTCCAGGAGACCCTCGGCATCGACGAGGTCCACGTGGCGCCCGTCGACACCGACCAGCCCCCGGCCGGCCCCGGCTGCCGGGGCCGGCACACCTGGGTCTCGGGCGGCGCGGTCGAGCGGGCGGCCAAGATGGTCCGCACCCAGCTTCTCCAGCCGCTGGCCCACAAGTTCGGCATGTCGACCGAGCTGCTCCAGATCGCCGACGGCAAGATCACCTCCTACGACGGCGTCCTGTCGACCACGGTCGAGGAGGCCATGGACGGCAAGGAGCTCTGGGCCACCGCCCAGTGCCGCCCGCACCCCACCGAGCCCCTCGACGCGGACGGCCAGGGCGACGCCTTCGTCGGCCTCGCCTTCTGCGCGATCCGCGCGGTCGTGGACGTCGACATCGAGCTCGGCTCCGTCCGCGTGGTCGAGCTGGCCGTGGCCCAGGACGTGGGCCGCGTCCTCAACCCCGGGCAGCTCGCGGCCCGGATCGAGGCGGGCGTCACGCAGGGCGTCGGCGCGGCCCTCACGGAGAACCTCCGTACTCCCAAGGGCATCGTCCGCCGCCCCGACCTCACCGGCTACGCCCTGCCGACCTCCCTCGACGCCCCCGACATCCGCATCGTCAAACTCGTCGAGGAACGCGACGTGGTGGCCCCCTTCGGCGCCAAGTCCGTCAGCGCGGCCCCCGTCGTGGCGTCCCCGGCGGCGGTCGCCTCCGCGGTCCGCGCGGCGACGGGCCGCCCCGTCAACCGCCTCCCGATCCGCCCCCAGGCGGCCGTCGTCACGGAACCCGCCAGCACGTCGACGTGA
- a CDS encoding GNAT family N-acetyltransferase produces the protein MLDGAVAWMNSRGNTEQWGTVPYSRTRGGTERVERYTTVNQPFVAELNGVPVGAVVLDTGPSPQMPIPPADEPERYVRLLISDRRRAGLGIGSALLAHAAEQTRRAGVDLLRVDCWAGGGGQLVAYYERNGFVRTESFRSGEWPGQVLARRVGAV, from the coding sequence ATGCTCGACGGGGCCGTGGCCTGGATGAACTCCCGGGGGAACACGGAGCAGTGGGGGACCGTGCCGTACTCGCGGACGCGCGGCGGCACCGAGCGCGTCGAGCGGTACACCACCGTCAACCAGCCCTTCGTCGCCGAGCTGAACGGCGTGCCCGTCGGAGCCGTCGTCCTGGACACCGGCCCCAGCCCGCAGATGCCGATCCCCCCGGCCGACGAACCCGAGCGTTACGTGAGGCTGTTGATCAGCGACCGCCGCCGGGCCGGGCTGGGCATCGGATCCGCCCTGCTCGCACACGCCGCCGAGCAGACGCGCCGGGCCGGGGTGGACCTGCTGCGGGTGGACTGCTGGGCGGGCGGCGGCGGACAACTCGTCGCCTACTACGAACGGAACGGCTTCGTCCGCACGGAGAGCTTCCGCTCCGGCGAGTGGCCGGGACAGGTACTGGCCCGGCGAGTCGGCGCGGTCTGA